In Dyadobacter sp. NIV53, a single window of DNA contains:
- a CDS encoding pseudouridine synthase, with amino-acid sequence MRLNRYIANAGICSRREADDLIAAGQISVNGKVITEMGHKVLPVDVVKYGKKALNPEKLVYVLINKPKDYITTTDDPEERKTVLDLIKGACFERIYPVGRLDRNTTGLLLMTNDGELAEKLTHPSGGIKKIYQAELDRAITNDDFEKLQHGLELEDGFIHPDEVGIVTPDAMVVGLEIHSGRNRIVRRMFEHLGYEVQKLDRTVFAGLDKKDLPRGKWRFLSEKEVVRLKYML; translated from the coding sequence ATGAGGCTGAACCGGTATATTGCTAATGCCGGTATATGTTCGCGCCGTGAAGCTGATGACCTGATTGCTGCCGGACAAATTTCGGTTAATGGCAAAGTTATCACAGAAATGGGGCATAAAGTGTTGCCTGTTGATGTAGTAAAGTATGGTAAAAAAGCATTAAATCCCGAAAAACTGGTTTATGTGCTGATCAACAAACCAAAAGATTACATTACCACAACGGACGATCCGGAAGAGCGCAAAACTGTTTTGGATCTGATTAAAGGTGCATGTTTCGAGCGCATTTATCCTGTTGGCCGTCTGGACAGAAATACGACGGGTTTACTACTCATGACTAATGATGGTGAACTTGCCGAAAAACTGACTCATCCGTCTGGAGGTATTAAAAAAATATATCAGGCAGAACTGGACAGGGCAATTACGAATGACGATTTTGAAAAACTTCAGCATGGACTTGAACTGGAAGACGGTTTTATTCATCCCGATGAAGTAGGAATTGTTACGCCGGATGCAATGGTTGTAGGCTTGGAAATACATAGCGGACGCAACCGTATCGTACGCCGTATGTTTGAACATCTGGGTTATGAAGTTCAAAAACTGGATCGCACGGTATTTGCTGGATTGGATAAAAAAGACCTGCCACGTGGAAAATGGAGATTCCTGAGTGAAAAAGAAGTAGTCAGGCTGAAATATATGCTCTGA
- a CDS encoding S41 family peptidase — MKQEKTQAPVQNSRAVVRLPIIVAITLAAGMLIGSTFFSGGNKLADVAKGSAKFREVLMYVENNYVDSVNTDELVDFSISKMLEKLDPHTAYFNSEEATAARSQLESGFDGIGVEFNIFNDTVYVVTPLSGGPSETAGIQSGDRILMVDKEKLSGPGVTNAQVYKLLRGKRGTKVDLSIERVGLNEKMNFAVIRDRIPTYSVDAAYMVDQEIGYIKVSRFSETTFDEFKSALKTLKADGLKKLILDLRGNPGGYMERATSMADEFISGDKLLVYTEGKDSRFDRKTRSHVEGSFEKGPLIVLVDEGSASASEILAGALQDHDRALVVGRRSYGKGLVQMPIKLSDNSELRLTISRYYTPSGRSIQKPYELGKGEDYSQDLSHRYESGELFNVDSIKFDKSKIYKTDGGRIVYGGGGITPDAFVPRDTLLNSKYLFELYAKNIIREYALRYANDNVKKLEKQSFNEYLKSFQVTDVMLAEMVKDASKSGIKPNAKELNLSKPIITAQTKAIIGRYVWGRKQKTGLNNEVFQVLNPTDNVYQHAIQLFGQASQLEAGDFSSLNTIKGGKE, encoded by the coding sequence ATGAAACAAGAAAAAACCCAGGCTCCGGTTCAGAATTCACGCGCAGTGGTGCGTCTTCCAATTATCGTAGCTATTACACTTGCAGCAGGAATGTTGATTGGAAGTACGTTTTTTAGTGGAGGGAATAAACTTGCTGATGTTGCAAAAGGATCTGCGAAATTCAGGGAAGTGTTGATGTATGTAGAAAATAACTACGTGGATTCTGTCAATACGGACGAGCTCGTGGATTTTTCTATTTCGAAAATGCTTGAAAAACTTGATCCGCATACGGCTTATTTCAACAGTGAAGAAGCCACAGCTGCAAGGTCTCAGCTGGAATCTGGTTTTGATGGCATTGGTGTTGAATTTAACATTTTTAATGATACCGTTTATGTTGTAACGCCGTTAAGCGGAGGGCCTTCGGAAACTGCCGGGATACAAAGCGGTGACCGGATACTGATGGTGGATAAAGAAAAACTGTCGGGGCCGGGAGTAACCAATGCACAGGTTTATAAACTACTTCGCGGTAAAAGAGGAACAAAAGTTGATCTGAGTATTGAAAGGGTTGGATTGAATGAAAAAATGAATTTTGCTGTGATCAGGGACCGTATACCAACTTATTCGGTAGATGCAGCCTACATGGTCGATCAGGAAATTGGATACATTAAAGTGAGCCGTTTTTCGGAAACAACCTTCGATGAGTTTAAATCGGCATTGAAAACGCTGAAAGCAGACGGACTGAAAAAGTTGATTCTGGATCTTCGTGGAAACCCGGGCGGGTATATGGAACGTGCTACAAGCATGGCAGACGAATTTATTTCCGGGGATAAGTTATTAGTTTATACAGAGGGAAAAGACAGCCGGTTTGACAGAAAAACAAGGTCACATGTTGAAGGAAGTTTTGAAAAGGGGCCTTTGATCGTTTTAGTAGATGAAGGAAGTGCATCAGCATCGGAAATTTTAGCAGGCGCGTTGCAGGATCACGACCGGGCATTGGTTGTAGGCCGCAGATCGTATGGAAAAGGACTGGTGCAAATGCCTATTAAACTTTCGGATAATTCGGAATTACGATTAACCATTTCACGTTATTATACGCCAAGTGGCCGTAGCATCCAGAAACCTTACGAATTAGGAAAAGGGGAAGATTATAGCCAGGATTTGTCACACCGTTACGAAAGTGGGGAGCTTTTCAACGTAGACAGTATAAAATTTGATAAAAGCAAGATTTATAAAACAGATGGAGGCCGCATTGTTTATGGTGGTGGCGGTATTACTCCCGACGCCTTTGTTCCCCGCGATACACTTCTGAACAGTAAGTATTTGTTTGAATTGTATGCCAAAAATATTATCCGCGAGTATGCTTTACGTTATGCCAATGACAACGTGAAAAAGCTTGAAAAACAGTCATTCAATGAATATCTTAAATCATTTCAGGTAACAGATGTGATGCTGGCTGAAATGGTAAAAGATGCTTCTAAATCGGGTATCAAACCGAATGCAAAAGAGCTTAATCTTTCAAAGCCAATTATTACAGCTCAGACAAAAGCAATTATTGGCCGTTATGTGTGGGGAAGGAAACAAAAAACAGGTCTTAATAATGAAGTTTTCCAGGTTTTGAACCCAACGGATAATGTATATCAGCATGCAATACAACTCTTTGGACAAGCTTCTCAGCTTGAAGCAGGAGATTTTAGCAGCCTGAATACGATTAAAGGAGGAAAGGAATAG
- a CDS encoding SDR family NAD(P)-dependent oxidoreductase, protein MSRIALITGATSGIGKATAEAFASAGIDLILCGRRQERLDEVSKTLSEKVKVTTLLFDVRDKGAVLAMIGSLPDEWKSIDILVNNAGNAHGMGSLDEGDMDDWDAMIDGNVKGLLYVSKAIIPLMLEQGKGHIVNISSIAGKQTYANGAVYCASKAAVEVLSEGMRLELTQHGIKVTNVAPGAVETEFSLVRFKGDESRAEKVYEGFEPLQAEDIADAILYAVNAPGRVTIADITILAGAQSAATVIHRK, encoded by the coding sequence ATGTCCCGTATTGCATTGATCACCGGAGCCACTTCCGGAATTGGTAAAGCCACAGCTGAAGCATTCGCGAGTGCTGGTATCGACCTCATTCTTTGTGGCCGCCGTCAGGAGCGTTTGGATGAAGTTTCTAAAACACTATCTGAAAAAGTAAAAGTTACGACACTTCTTTTTGATGTACGTGACAAAGGTGCTGTTCTTGCCATGATCGGCTCACTTCCTGATGAATGGAAAAGTATTGATATTCTGGTTAATAATGCGGGCAATGCACACGGAATGGGCTCGCTGGATGAAGGTGATATGGACGACTGGGATGCTATGATTGACGGGAATGTAAAAGGATTATTATATGTTTCCAAAGCCATTATTCCATTAATGCTGGAACAGGGAAAGGGGCATATCGTAAATATCAGTTCTATTGCGGGCAAACAAACTTATGCCAATGGCGCCGTTTATTGTGCATCCAAAGCAGCAGTTGAAGTATTAAGCGAGGGTATGCGCCTGGAACTAACCCAGCATGGTATCAAAGTTACTAATGTAGCTCCCGGAGCGGTTGAAACGGAATTCTCACTTGTCAGGTTCAAAGGAGATGAAAGCCGTGCAGAAAAGGTATACGAAGGTTTCGAACCCTTGCAGGCAGAAGACATTGCAGATGCTATTCTTTATGCAGTAAATGCTCCCGGCCGGGTTACCATTGCTGACATTACAATTTTGGCCGGTGCGCAGTCAGCAGCCACTGTCATTCACAGGAAGTGA
- a CDS encoding acetoacetate--CoA ligase, which translates to MSTEIQKLPLWKPGRNLMEQSNLKKYMDWLFVKKGLYFRSYKDLWEWSVTDLEDFWESLWNYFHIKSHDLYLEVIQKPKTGIIGTKWFTRSKLNYTEHIFRNKTKDRPAIIFQSEQSGLTEISWETLEIQVSAVAAWLRQRDVKPGDRVAAVLPNIPQAVVAFLATNAVGAVWSSCSPDFGKSAVTDRFLQIEPKVLFVTDGYVYNGKTHDSTTFIQDLSSALPSLKDVVLIDNINSEFKPDKFTSWEDILHLPNHGLDFEFVPFDHPIWILYSSGTTAKPKAITHSVGGCLIEHMKALVLHQNVKPGDRYFWYSTTGWMMWNYALGSMLCGATLVIYDGAPVFPSSQVLWSLAEKAKITHFGSGAAFFIASMKAGVSITTERLNHLETIGSTGSPLPAEVFEWIYRHVKKDVWLISLSGGTDICSAFVGGCPILPVYAGEIQCRMLGAKVEAFDENGKPVLDELGEMVITQPMPSMPVYFWGDTDNERYNSSYFEMYPDIWRHGDWIKITPRQSVIISGRSDATLNRDGIRIGTAEIYSAVERIQDVKDSLAVYLEKENGSGTISLFVVLAKDKLLTEELKNQIKDSLRTQYSPRHVPDTIEQVNDIPYTISGKKMEAPVKKILMGQDPAKIINPDTMRNPESLRAFV; encoded by the coding sequence ATGTCAACGGAAATACAAAAGTTGCCACTTTGGAAACCTGGACGAAATTTAATGGAGCAGTCCAATCTTAAAAAGTACATGGATTGGCTCTTTGTCAAAAAGGGGCTTTATTTTAGATCATATAAAGACTTGTGGGAATGGTCGGTGACGGATCTGGAAGATTTTTGGGAAAGTCTCTGGAATTATTTTCATATAAAATCACACGACCTTTATCTGGAAGTTATTCAAAAGCCAAAAACCGGGATTATTGGTACCAAATGGTTCACACGGTCTAAGCTGAATTACACCGAACATATTTTCAGGAATAAAACAAAAGACCGGCCTGCCATCATTTTTCAGTCGGAACAAAGCGGCCTGACCGAAATTTCGTGGGAAACGCTGGAAATACAGGTTTCCGCTGTGGCTGCTTGGCTAAGGCAGCGGGACGTAAAGCCGGGAGACCGCGTGGCAGCTGTATTGCCTAATATACCTCAGGCTGTGGTGGCTTTTCTGGCGACCAATGCTGTGGGAGCTGTCTGGTCTTCCTGTTCGCCGGATTTTGGTAAGTCAGCCGTTACCGACCGTTTTTTGCAAATAGAGCCAAAAGTGCTTTTTGTAACTGATGGCTATGTTTACAATGGAAAAACACATGACAGTACGACTTTTATCCAGGATCTATCTTCCGCACTTCCATCATTAAAGGATGTGGTATTGATAGATAATATTAATTCAGAGTTTAAACCTGACAAATTCACATCCTGGGAGGATATACTGCATTTGCCAAATCATGGCCTGGACTTTGAATTTGTTCCTTTTGATCATCCGATCTGGATTTTATATTCTTCAGGAACAACTGCTAAACCAAAAGCAATTACACACAGTGTTGGCGGATGCCTGATCGAACACATGAAAGCATTGGTACTGCATCAGAATGTAAAACCCGGTGACCGCTATTTCTGGTATTCCACAACAGGCTGGATGATGTGGAATTACGCCCTGGGCTCTATGCTTTGCGGTGCCACACTGGTAATTTATGACGGCGCTCCGGTATTTCCTTCTTCGCAGGTATTATGGTCTTTGGCCGAAAAAGCAAAAATAACACATTTTGGAAGCGGTGCAGCCTTCTTTATTGCGTCTATGAAAGCTGGTGTAAGTATTACAACGGAACGGCTGAATCATCTGGAAACGATAGGTTCTACCGGTTCTCCATTGCCGGCAGAAGTTTTTGAATGGATTTACAGGCATGTAAAAAAAGATGTCTGGCTCATTTCCCTAAGCGGCGGTACAGATATCTGCAGCGCATTTGTTGGCGGCTGTCCGATTTTGCCTGTTTATGCAGGAGAAATACAATGCAGGATGCTGGGTGCAAAAGTAGAAGCATTTGATGAAAATGGTAAACCTGTTCTGGACGAATTAGGTGAAATGGTAATTACGCAGCCAATGCCATCTATGCCAGTTTACTTTTGGGGAGATACAGACAATGAAAGGTACAACAGCAGTTATTTTGAAATGTATCCGGATATCTGGCGTCATGGCGACTGGATTAAAATAACACCAAGGCAATCGGTCATTATTTCCGGACGATCCGATGCCACCTTAAACCGCGACGGGATCCGGATTGGTACTGCCGAAATATATAGTGCAGTGGAAAGGATTCAGGATGTAAAAGACAGTCTGGCTGTTTACCTTGAAAAAGAAAATGGCAGCGGAACTATTTCATTATTTGTAGTACTGGCGAAGGACAAATTGCTGACGGAAGAATTAAAAAACCAGATAAAAGATTCACTCAGGACACAATACAGCCCAAGGCACGTACCTGATACGATTGAGCAGGTGAATGACATTCCGTACACCATCAGCGGGAAGAAAATGGAAGCCCCTGTAAAAAAAATATTAATGGGACAGGATCCTGCCAAAATCATTAATCCAGATACAATGAGAAATCCGGAATCTTTGAGAGCATTTGTATGA